The Impatiens glandulifera chromosome 3, dImpGla2.1, whole genome shotgun sequence genome contains a region encoding:
- the LOC124931753 gene encoding putative pentatricopeptide repeat-containing protein At1g03510, producing MVSVSSNQQFHRLLSLTKLLTSHVNNGFHDQALSLFRQLHSTLSLDPYVFPLALKSCTASNSPILGSSIHTHIIKSSLLHNPFVSSALINMYGKCVSISSAHHLFDEIPLKNVVVWNSMISLYAQSGDIPRALNLFETMNIAPNESSFNSIISNLDNESSVQFYRRMQSIKLKPNLITLLALLRSAMSTASLQMIQEIHSFSIRNRISSNPQLDSGLVEAYGRCGSIINSRIVFEHMTERDVVAWSSLISAYALDGDSETALKTFSEMETAKVKPDDITFLGVLKACSHAGKADEARLYFGRMKNDYGLEPNSDHYSCLVDAISRAGRIREAYEVVLNMPVKATAKAWGAILGACRTYGEEVEIAEIAGKALMEIEPDNAANFVLLGRIYASAGRYEEADRIRREMMEKGVKAAPGGSWIM from the coding sequence ATGGTATCCGTCTCTTCAAATCAGCAATTCCATCGTCTTCTCTCTTTGACAAAGCTCTTAACCTCCCATGTCAACAATGGCTTTCACGATCAAGCACTCTCTCTCTTCCGCCAACTTCACTCCACCCTCTCTCTAGACCCATACGTCTTCCCTCTCGCTCTCAAATCCTGCACCGCATCCAATTCCCCCATCCTCGGCTCTTCCATTCACACCCACATCATCAAATCATCTCTCCTCCACAACCCATTCGTCTCCTCCGCCCTAATCAACATGTACGGAAAATGCGTTTCCATTTCCTCCGCACACCACCTGTTCGATGAAATTCCTCTCAAAAACGTAGTCGTATGGAACTCCATGATCTCTCTCTACGCCCAATCTGGAGACATTCCCCGCGCATTAAACCTATTTGAAACTATGAACATCGCTCCAAACGAATCAAGTTTCAATTCCATCATATCTAACTTAGATAATGAATCTTCAGTTCAATTCTATAGAAGAATGCAATCTATCAAGTTAAAACCGAATTTAATCACTCTACTTGCGTTACTCAGATCAGCTATGTCAACCGCATCGTTACAAATGATTCAAGAAATCCATTCATTCTCAATTCGAAACAGAATCAGTTCAAATCCTCAACTCGATAGCGGATTAGTTGAAGCATACGGACGATGCGGGTCCATCATCAATTCACGAATCGTGTTCGAACATATGACTGAACGAGACGTGGTTGCATGGAGTAGTTTAATATCAGCTTACGCTTTAGACGGAGATTCAGAAACCGCATTGAAAACATTCTCAGAGATGGAAACAGCGAAAGTGAAGCCTGATGATATTACATTTCTTGGAGTTCTTAAAGCTTGTAGCCATGCAGGGAAAGCCGACGAAGCTAGGTTGTATTTCGGTCGTATGAAGAATGATTACGGTTTAGAACCTAACAGTGATCATTATTCGTGTCTGGTGGATGCGATCAGCAGGGCGGGGAGGATACGAGAGGCGTATGAGGTGGTTTTGAATATGCCGGTGAAGGCGACGGCTAAGGCGTGGGGAGCGATTCTTGGAGCTTGTCGGACTTATGGAGAGGAAGTAGAGATTGCTGAGATTGCTGGGAAAGCTTTGATGGAGATTGAACCTGATAATGCAGCAAATTTTGTGTTGTTGGGGAGAATTTATGCTTCTGCTGGGAGATATGAAGAAGCTGATAGAATTAGGAGAGAGATGATGGAGAAAGGGGTTAAAGCTGCACCTGGTGGTAGCTGGATTATGTAA